One genomic window of Carassius auratus strain Wakin unplaced genomic scaffold, ASM336829v1 scaf_tig00010005, whole genome shotgun sequence includes the following:
- the LOC113072720 gene encoding mesoderm posterior protein 1-like, protein MDVSSPFFSYFTQNSWSCPSSDSEFYNISSPEAVSPPSYMDFSPSAQLQNNSSPPPEGAKAPMTGSSHQDGSRSRVGTRRTRCKNPSKQRQSTSEKEKLRMRDLTKALHHLRTYLPPSVAPVGQTLTKIETLRLTIRYISYLSAQLGLSEESLCQMRDLRAPRYQESAQTQGYSPPEYWGLGTSHQELSQSTFRPSEHVLRKTEMACHQVCMSMETSAYDDSFNSSSESLLEGPLYADTAPTYQDYNKAVHCPIVPEFWG, encoded by the exons ATGGACGTGTCTTCTCCTTTCTTCAGCTACTTCACACAAAACTCCTGGAGCTGCCCGAGTTCAGACTCTGAATTCTACAACATCTCATCTCCTGAAGCTGTTTCTCCTCCTTCCTACATGGACTTCTCTCCTTCAGCCCAGCTTCAAAACAATTCTTCTCCACCTCCCGAAGGTGCAAAGGCTCCCATGACCGGTTCCTCACATCAGGACGGCTCGCGTTCCCGTGTTGGGACTAGAAGAACTCGCTGCAAAAACCCGAGCAAGCAAAGACAGAGCACCAGCGAGAAGGAGAAGCTCAGGATGAGGGATCTGACCAAAGCTCTCCACCACCTCAGGACTTACTTACCTCCTTCTGTTGCTCCTGTCGGCCAAACCTTGACCAAGATCGAGACCCTTCGCCTCACCATCCGCTACATCTCCTATCTGTCTGCTCAACTAGGCCTCAGTGAGGAGTCTCTCTGCCAGATGAGGGACCTGAGAGCTCCTAGATACCAAGAATCAGCTCAAACTCAAGGCTATTCACCTCCAGAGTACTGGGGACTCGGCACGTCACATCAAGAACTGTCTCAGAGCACCTTCAGACCTTCAGAGCATGTGTTGAGGAAGACAGAGATGGCCTGTCATCAGGTCTGCATGAGCATGGAAACATCTGCTTATGATGATTCCTTCAACTCCAGCTCCGAATCTCTTCTGGAAGGCCCTTTGTATGCAGACACCGCACCAACATATCAG GACTACAACAAAGCTGTCCACTGTCCGATTGTACCAGAATTCTGGGGATGA